The Anolis carolinensis isolate JA03-04 chromosome 2, rAnoCar3.1.pri, whole genome shotgun sequence genome has a window encoding:
- the LOC103281627 gene encoding butyrophilin subfamily 2 member A1-like has protein sequence MAVILLLFSASQCKDKKADPVLLEKILDKSCRAPVFANVKFDPDTAHHTIAISKDLKNIPWQNLTWAVTNNPKRFDSHPCVLGREGFTSGSHWWEVEVVKGHNWALGVARESVSRKDNSLFREGLSYWTIEHYSASWNGINIPNYSSHMVQDIKKIRVVLNYSGGQVSFFNDSRDLLYKLQAEFLGEKVYPFFCAGSKTQLILLQCPSGK, from the exons atggctgtgattcttctcctcttctcaG CTTCCCAGTGTAAAGACAAAAAGGCTGATCCTGTGTTGCTAGAGAAAATCCTTGATAAATCCTGTAGAGCTCCAGTATTTG CTAATGTGAAGTTCGATCCAGATACTGCGCATCATACAATTGCCATCtctaaagatttaaaaaatataccGTGGCAAAACTTGACATGGGCTGTGACAAACAACCCGAAAAGATTTGATTCCCACCCCTGTGTGTTGGGCCGAGAAGGATTCACCTCTGGAAGCCACTGGTGGGAGGTAGAAGTAGTCAAAGGCCACAACTGGGCACTGGGAGTTGCCAGAGAATCTGTGTCTCGGAAAGACAACAGTCTGTTTCGTGAAGGATTGTCCTATTGGACTATTGAACATTATTCTGCTTCATGGAATGGCATAAACATTCCTAATTATTCCTCGCATATGGTTCAAGACATCAAGAAAATAAGAGTCGTTTTGAACTATAGTGGTGGCCAGGTGTCATTCTTTAATGACAGTAGAGATCTGCTTTACAAATTACAAGCTGAGTTCCTAGGAGAGAAAGTCTACCCCTTCTTCTGTGCGGGGTCGAAAACTCAACTTATACTACTTCAATGTCCATCTGGAAAATAG